In the Gopherus flavomarginatus isolate rGopFla2 chromosome 6, rGopFla2.mat.asm, whole genome shotgun sequence genome, one interval contains:
- the LOC127053641 gene encoding hyaluronidase-2-like, which translates to MRGGSVLAVPWLLILTVTGGHGQDGKPTFAPLFTRKPFIVAWNAPTQDCKPRFQVQLDFSLFDLDASPNEGFVDQNLTIFYKERLGLYPYYDKQQVAVNGGVPQNSSLRDHLDQLQDGICHYIRSEAKEGLAVIDWEEWRPIWIRNWQNKDIYRKNSRKLVLSQHPDWQEDMVNKEAQYEFESSARRFMLHTLQHAKSYRPKQLWGYYLFPDCYNHDYSKNPDSYTGRCPDVEKTRNDRLSWLWKESTALYPSIYLDQVLASSENGRKFVRSRVMEALRISHQHHDGYSLPVFVYTRPTYSRKLDVLSRMDLVSTIGESAALGAAGAIFWGDADYTKSQSTCQTIKAYLEEELGHYIINVTTAAQRCSQALCQGWGRCLRRDSTANVFLHLNPLSFQIRRRGEADRQQPMLRVEGELSAADTAYLRTHFRCQCYQGWHGDACEWQLRTQNSGACPTCATLGLLVLGFLAHLD; encoded by the exons ATGCGGGGAGGCTCTGTGCTGGCAGTGCCATGGCTCCTGATCCTTACTGTCACCGGCGGCCATGGGCAGGATGGGAAGCCAACCTTTGCCCCCCTTTTCACCCGGAAGCCCTTCATTGTGGCCTGGAATGCCCCCACCCAGGACTGCAAGCCCCGCTTCCAGGTCCAGCTGGACTTCAGCCTCTTTGACCTGGATGCCTCGCCCAATGAGGGCTTTGTAGACCAGAACCTCACCATCTTCTACAAGGAGCGCCTGGGCCTCTACCCCTACTACGATAAGCAGCAGGTGGCTGTGAATGGTGGTGTCCCCCAAAACAGCAGCCTACGGGACCACCTGGACCAGCTCCAGGATGGAATCTGCCATTACATCCGCTCAGAGGCCAAGGAAGGGCTGGCTGTCATCGactgggaggaatggaggcccaTCTGGATCCGCAACTGGCAGAACAAAGACATCTACCGCAAGAACTCCCGCAAGCTGGTGCTGTCGCAGCACCCTGACTGGCAGGAGGACATGGTGAACAAGGAGGCCCAGTACGAGTTTGAGAGCTCGGCCCGGAGATTCATGCTTCACACCCTGCAGCATGCCAAGAGCTACCGGCCCAAGCAGCTGTGGGGTTACTATCTCTTCCCGGACTGCTACAACCATGACTACAGCAAGAATCCAGACAGCTACACGGGCCGCTGCCCTGACGTGGAGAAGACACGCAATGACCGGCTGTCCTGGCTCTGGAAGGAGAGCACAGCCCTCTACCCCTCCATCTACCTAGACCAGGTCCTGGCCTCCTCTGAGAACGGCCGCAAGTTTGTGCGCTCGCGGGTCATGGAGGCCTTGCGGATCTCTCACCAGCACCATGATGGTTACTCGCTGCCAGTCTTCGTCTACACCAGGCCTACCTACAGCCGTAAGCTGGACGTCCTGAGCAGG ATGGACCTGGTCTCCACCATTGGTGAGAGCGCTGCCCTGGGGGCAGCTGGTGCCATCTTCTGGGGTGATGCCGACTACACCAAGAGCCAG AGCACCTGCCAGACCATCAAGGCCTATCTGGAGGAAGAGCTGGGTCACTACATCATCAACGTCACCACGGCGGCTcagcgctgcagccaggcacTGTGCCAGGGTTGGGGGCGCTGCCTGCGCCGGGACAGCACCGCCAACGTCTTCCTCCACCTCAACCCGCTCAGCTTCCAGATCCGGCGCCGGGGTGAGGCAGACAGGCAGCAGCCAATGCTGCGGGTGGAGGGGGAGCTGTCTGCCGCCGACACCGCCTACCTACGGACCCACTTCCGGTGCCAGTGTTACCAGGGCTGGCATGGGGACGCTTGCGAGTGGCAGCTGAGAACACAGAACAGTGGAGCCTGCCCGACCTGTGCCACTCTGGGACTCCTGGTGCTGGGGTTCCTGGCCCACTTGGACTAG